A genomic region of Aspergillus oryzae RIB40 DNA, chromosome 1 contains the following coding sequences:
- a CDS encoding uncharacterized protein (permease of the major facilitator superfamily): MSESPMEKFSQGNNLLVRILLQDADSRIVGYSKKGTIALPRWRNAGRAQHIRLVRMRIALKAGPAEIQIRPVDCLAYSITKVKMAPSAEPVSGQNKPYRSGDPRLAVVDEEAEQPPKFDDLYQERRYLKHRLALAFRIFAKFDLSEGVAGHITVRDPVDPTSFWVNPFGMHFSLIEDDDLIRVDHSGTVVEGGKNKRLNYGILVIKFLTSPAAYAIHAEIHRARPDVLCAAHSHSLYGRAICATGKTLDMLTQDFCVFWNDHVLYSNFAGLVLAADEGKAIAAALGNKKAALLGNHGILTVGPTIEATVAWFVLLERCCQIQLAADASAAGTGRPLVTIGEDEARATWEAVGTIGNGYFQGLPLFQVAEREFGERTLLDRSFPCKIIVPHSRTHRPCLLANNLSKYESSPLISSGNTGHLKIPGDGILSRWRCFPNSDIRRMSPISIDLPSRSSSVGYKMSSEAKGSAIHMESTTPANLDIDGKDGNGELDTQSVIVDEETNKRLLRKIDIRLMPVKPFGITYNGRKMCFTYALQYYDKALLSQAAIFGLREDLDLQSGLRYSWITWVSQKVTVARVCPIICILWSLIVLCTPACSTYTGILINRFMLGVIESGVSPAFMLCTGAWYTHSEQVLRSSLWYSFSGGSNIISPLINYGLGHITSGSLHPWQYMYLIAGLATLAWAIALFFVFPGSPQTAKGFTAEERMMLLERVRANNAGAENRTFKWYQVCEALYSYHFWCIFLLSTLSSTGSGAVTTFGSIIFNGMGFSTFESLLLNIPIGALAFICVLGSGYIGRKYPNARLHTVSASCIPVIVGGCMLWRLPSSKTAARIIGFYLINFFSAAWVQCIAMGTSNVAGYTKKATMAAGTFMGYSLGNIIGPLTFDARYAPRYDPGFEALIICFAIALVLSQVFRALMALQNHRRDQRVGPPTAECGLQDLTDKENKSFRYPL; the protein is encoded by the exons ATGTCGGAAAGTCCCATGGAAAAGTTTTCGCAGGGAAACAATTTGCTGGTGAGAATCTTGCTGCAGGATGCGGATAGTCGGATAGTCGGATATTCCAAAAAGGGAACGATCGCTCTGCCGCGCTGGCGAAACGCTGGTCGAGCCCAGCATATCCGACTTGTTCGCATGAGAATTGCTCTAAAGGCCGGTCCGGCGGAAATCCAGATTAGGCCCGTCGATTGCCTGGCATATTCAAT CACG AAAGTAAAAATGGCTCCCTCAGCAGAACCAGTATCCGGACAGAATAAACCATATCGCAGTGGCGATCCACGACTCGCCGttgtggatgaggaagcaGAGCAACCTCCCAAGTTTGACGACCTTTACCAGGAACGTCGGTACCTGAAACACCGTCTTGCCCTTGCCTTTCGAATCTTCGCCAAGTTTGACCTTTCAGAGGGAGTTGCAGGGCACATCACAGTCAGAGATCCTGTAGATCCCACCAGTTTCTGGGTCAATCCGTTTG GAATGCACTTTTCGTTGATTGAAGACGACGATCTAATTCGTGTCGACCACTCTGGCACTGTAGTCGagggaggaaaaaataaacGACTCAATTACG GTATACTTGTTATCAAATTTCTGACATCACCAGCCGCTTACGCCATCCATGCGGAGATCCATAGAGCCCGACCCGACGTCTTATGTGCGGCGCACTCGCATAGCCTCTATGGAAGAGCTATATGTGCCACGGGAAAGACACTGGACATGCTAACGCAAGATTTCTGTGTATTTTGGAACGACCATGTGCTGTACTCCAACTTCGCTGGGCTCGTACTTGCTGCAGATGAGGGAAAGGCGATTGCTGCAGCCCTGGGAAATAAAAAGGCCGCATTGCTAGGCAATCATGGAATATTGACGGTGGGCCCTACCATTGAGGCTACAGTTGCCTGGTTTGTCTTATTAGAGAGATGCTGCCAAATCCAACTGGCGGCAGATGCAAGCGCCGCAGGCACTGGCAGGCCGCTGGTCACaattggggaagatgaggcACGGGCCACATGGGAAGCAGTTGGCACCATAGGCAATGGCTATTTTCAAGGGCTACCGTTATTCCAGGTTGCTGAACGGGAGTTTGGGGAGAGGACTTTGCTGG ATCGCTCCTTTCCCTGTAAGATTATAGTACCTCATTCAAG AACACACCGTCCATGTCTGTTGGCAAATAATCTGTCCAAGTATGAATCTTCTCCCTTAATTTCCAGTGGCAATACTGGGCATCTCAAAATACCCGGTGACGGGATTCTAAGTAGATGGCGGTGTTTTCCTAATTCGGATATCCGCCGGATGAGCCCTATCTCCATCGACTTGCCTT CTCGTAGTTCTAGTGTGGG ATACAAAATGTCTTCAGAAGCAAAAGGCTCCGCCATACACATGGAGTCGACTACTCCCGCTAATCTCGATATTGACgggaaggatggaaatggtGAGCTTGATACGCAGAGCGTTATTGTTGACGAGGAAACCAACAAGCGATTACTACGAAAAATTGATATTCGTTTAATGCCTGTG AAACCGTTCGGAATAACTTACAATGGGCGGAAGATGTGCTTTACGTATGCGCTCCAATACTACGACAAGGCGCTCCTGAGCCAGGCCGCTATCTTCGGGCTTCGAGAAGATTTGGATCTTCAAAGCGGCTTGAGATACTCGTGG ATCACTTGGGTTTCCCAGAAAGTTACGGTGGCTCGAGTCTGTCCCATCATATGTATTCTGTGGTCATTGATAGTTCTCTGCACCCCCGCCTGTTCCACCTACACTGGCATCCTGATCAACCGTTTCATGCTGGGCGTGATCGAGAGCGGAGTATCACCAGCGTTCATGCTCTGCACGGGAGCGTGGTACACACATTCTGAGCAGGTGCTCCGTTCCTCACTCTGGTACTCATTTAGTGGGGGCTCAAATATCATATCACCGCTCATCAACTACGGTCTCGGCCACATAACCAGCGGCTCCTTGCATCCGTGGCAGTACATGTACCTAATAGCGGGGTTAGCCACTCTAGCATGGGCCATAGCACTTTTCTTCGTGTTTCCAGGGAGCCCTCAAACAGCCAAGGGGTTCACAGCGGAGGAACGTATGATGCTCCTCGAGAGAGTTCGTGCCAACAACGCCGGCGCAGAAAACCGAACATTTAAGTGGTACCAGGTTTGCGAGGCGCTTTACTCGTATCATTTCTGGTGTATATTTCTTCTGTCAACCTTGTCCAGCACTGGGAGTGGAGCGGTCACTACATTCGGGTCTATTATCTTTAACGGCATGGGGTTCTCCACGTTTGAGTCTCTATTGCTTAATATTCCAATTGGTGCTCTTGCTTTCATCTGTGTCTTGGGATCAGGGTATATTGGTCGGAAGTACCCCAACGCACGCCTCCACACAGTTTCAGCATCGTGTATTCCTGTTATCGTTGGAGGTTGCATGCT TTGGAGACTTCCATCCTCAAAAACCGCCGCCAGAATCATTGGTTTCTACCTgatcaatttcttttctgcagCCTGGGTGCAATGTATTGCCATGGGTACCTCCAATGTAGCAGGATACACCAAAAAGGCCACTATGGCAGCCGGGACCTTCATGGGCTATTCACTAGGCAATATTATCGGACCCTTAACTTTCGACGC AAGATATGCACCGCGGTATGACCCCGGGTTCGAGGCCCTGATCATCTGTTTCGCGATCGCTTTGGTCTTGTCTCAGGTGTTCCGGGCGCTCATGGCGCTGCAGAATCACAGGCGGGACCAAAGGGTTGGCCCTCCTACTGCGGAATGTGGATTGCAGGATCTTACAGATAAGGAGAACAAGTCGTTCAGGTATCCTCTTTGA
- a CDS encoding fungal specific transcription factor domain-containing protein (predicted protein) — translation MWGSTAMRKPGAIAALLLFIEWHCRPINCEDFDTGLDATSLFVSPNQPSGAQYNTQPTHEIGLDCSVNSHTNVEGLPARLNIVAPAYRSHMMSWTLLSTAISLAQEIGCFSQDVLTNTTLARRGAVSGSVRLEWNRTLCTFIHLTDQNLSLRLRLEPQLPGSRCGNMVDQLHQCFSLDSFWESAIDLAAHTDKARELLCSWRSGELGVQSAPLTASWERFRRGLDRWKKQHAPISSERDLSLPRVCLSLEYFYIRLCGLSPAAHVFESSSGDDQRDPNMPILSQLANDAVQTSIDLLSCVTHDLTPSTLFKYVGVRYWLYIVCASLFLLKATLRVEERLEDSHPHILLIRQAVRAIKQNAPDDIHMSQRYATLLDIYVNAALRSSPSAVISEDIFRWEHDDSSTSNCGPVQGYTLDQGNNVMFDSSFCNYLPDMVGLDDIFSWLPAGSD, via the exons ATGTGGGGCTCGACTGCGATGCGGAAACCGGGTGCCATCGCAGCTCTGCTCCTTTTCATAGAATGGCATTGCCGGCCAATTAATTGCGAGGATTTTGATACTGGCCTGGACGCCACGAGTCTTTTCGTATCTCCAAACCAGCCATCCGGTGCTCAATATAATACTCAACCGACCCATGAGATTGGCCTTGATTGCTCCGTCAATAGTCATACAAATGTAGAAGGTCTTCCTGCGCGGCTAAACATAGTTGCACCAGCATACAGAAGCCACATGATGTCCTG GACTCTGCTTTCCACTGCGATTTCCCTTGCTCAAGAGATAGGCTGCTTTAGTCAAGATGTTCTGACCAACACGACATTGGCAAGACGGGGAGCTGTGTCTGGCTCTGTACGATTAGAATGGAATCGGACTCTATGCACATTCATCCACCTGACCGATCAAAACCTTTCACTTCGACTGAGACTAGAACCGCAGTTGCCAGGTAGCCGCTGCGGCAATATGGTTGATCAACTTCACCAGTGCTTCAGCCTTGATAGCTTCTGGGAAAGTGCAATTGATCTGGCCGCTCACACAGATAAGGCACGGGAACTATTATGCAGTTGGAGGAGTGGTGAGCTTGGCGTCCAGTCTGCTCCACTGACTGCTTCATGGGAGAGGTTCAGAAGAGGGCTCGATCGGTGGAAGAAGCAACATGCTCCCATAAGCAGCG AGCGGGATCTATCATTGCCCAGAGTGTGTCTCAGTCTAGAGTATTTTTACATCCGACTCTGTGGTCTTAGTCCAGCAGCGCATGTCTTTGAGAGTTCATCTGGCGACGATCAAAGAGATCCCAATATGCCGATACTGTCACAACTTGCCAATGATGCCGTTCAGACGTCGATTGATTTGCTGAGCTGTGTGACCCACGATCTTACTCCGTCAACATTGTTCAAGTACGTCGGTGTCAGGTATTGGTTGTACATCGTCTGTGCCTCATTATTTCTTCTGAAG GCAACGCTCAGAGTGGAGGAGCGACTGGAAGATAGCCATCCACACATCCTACTGATACGTCAAGCTGTGCGTGCAATCAAGCAGAATGCTCCCGACGACATCCATATGTCCCAGCGTTATGCAACTCTGCTTGATATCTATGTTAACGCCGCTCTACGATCTTCACCCTCCGCGGTCATATCGGAAGACATTTTCCGCTGGGAGCACGACGACTCCAGCACCTCGAACTGTGGCCCTGTTCAAGGCTATACACTCGATCAGGGGAACAACGTAATGTTTGACTCTAGTTTCTGCAACTACCTGCCGGATATGGTGGGCCTAGACGACATATTCAGTTGGCTTCCCGCCGGGAGCGACTGA
- a CDS encoding MBL fold metallo-hydrolase (predicted protein), producing the protein MNTLTVIITLASLWLSRALGQLTPLNQFFKPPTFPNEQTENVTRYLNEAAAQAVDGSIHQYFQDQCITQQLYPPLFTWPSGYVQPFSPFEGLFFVGHSGVSAWAYNTTEGIVLIDTLDNEDEIRAILLPGLQSFGLNGSEIKHVIITHEHADHYGGAKYLQDTFKPAVYASELAWKSMAAMGKNATPPVPTKDRILADGDNLSVGGVDFHIVLTPGHTPGCLSLIFPVSDQGRQHMAGLSGGTGTPADAASREQKIRSQYKFADICQGRGVDVLLSNHQVADHALFHADILAHRTQRTSNPFIIGVDNFDKYMKINAICSKVIAAREGQDLQI; encoded by the coding sequence ATGAACACCCTCACTGTCATCATTACCCTTGCGAGCCTGTGGCTATCTCGAGCCCTGGGCCAGCTTACACCTTTGAATCAATTCTTCAAACCCCCCACGTTCCCCAACGAGCAGACTGAGAATGTCACCCGGTACCTGAATGAAGCGGCAGCTCAGGCCGTGGACGGCTCCATCCACCAATACTTCCAAGACCAATGCATTACCCAGCAACTCTATCCACCTCTTTTCACATGGCCTTCTGGGTATGTGCAACCTTTCTCGCCATTTGAGGGTCTATTCTTTGTTGGCCACAGCGGTGTCTCCGCCTGGGCTTACAACACGACTGAGGGGATCGTCCTGATCGATACCCTCGAcaacgaggatgagattaGGGCAATCCTATTGCCCGGACTGCAATCCTTCGGACTCAATGGGAGTGAAATCAAACACGTGATTATCACGCACGAGCACGCCGATCACTACGGGGGCGCAAAATATCTACAAGATACGTTCAAGCCCGCCGTGTACGCTTCAGAATTGGCCTGGAAAAGCATGGCTGCAATGGGAAAGAATGCCACCCCGCCAGTTCCCACAAAAGACAGAATATTGGCGGATGGAGATAATCTCAGCGTTGGAGGAGTGGACTTCCATATCGTTCTCACGCCAGGACATACCCCTGGGTGTTTATCGCTGATTTTTCCCGTCTCTGATCAAGGCAGACAGCACATGGCTGGGCTATCTGGTGGCACGGGTACGCCAGCAGACGCAGCATCTCGGGAACAAAAGATCCGATCTCAGTATAAGTTCGCAGATATCTGCCAAGGCAGAGGGGTTGACGTCCTTCTTTCCAATCACCAAGTCGCCGATCACGCTCTGTTCCATGCTGATATACTGGCGCATCGCACCCAGCGTACCTCGAATCCATTCATTATCGGTGTGGATAATTTCGATAAGTATATGAAGATTAACGCCATATGTAGTAAGGTAATTGCAGCGCGCGAGGGACAGGATTTACAGATTTAA
- a CDS encoding uncharacterized protein (predicted protein), whose amino-acid sequence MHFHKITLGATLAALLSLTTALPTTSYSFPLTTRDDTQCPTGKSFYRCYKNNFRGCCSVDPCDLDDGCPDNDTPTCTPGKIYQPKMQTYLLPSSDPISTPNLNVSKSATAEWDQTMTFSVPQGAKTCTLNWGVPAERNFKAGNNALVRVWQGDKVEGESIGAADFTNWPGVEGPHLHTVGTVQCAEEIVLRSRLDKERLGWLAEMRVSFPGLLFFSLFFIFLFFYVCCLPLAFDLKLRSCRILISI is encoded by the exons ATGCATTTCCATAAAATCACGCTGGGCGCCACCCTGGCCGCCCTCCTGAGCCTAACCACCGCCCTCCCAACCACCTCATATTCCTTCCCCCTCACCACCCGCGACGACACCCAGTGCCCTACCGGAAAGTCCTTCTATCGCTGCTACAAAAACAACTTCCGCGGCTGCTGCTCCGTCGACCCATGCGATCTCGATGACGGCTGTCCAGACAATGACACCCCAACCTGCACGCCGGGCAAAATCTACCAGCCCAAGATGCAAACCtacctcctcccctcctcggACCCGATCTCCACCCCAAACCTTAACGTCTCCAAATCCGCCACCGCCGAATGGGACCAGACGATGACGTTCTCCGTGCCCCAGGGAGCTAAGACCTGCACGCTGAATTGGGGTGTGCCCGCCGAGCGCAACTTCAAGGCCGGCAATAATGCGCTGGTGAGAGTGTGGCAGGGGGATAAGGTCGAGGGGGAGAGTATTGGCGCGGCGGACTTTACCAATTGGCCCGGTGTGGAGGGTCCCCATTTGCATACCGTGGGGACTGTGCAGTGTGCTGAGGAGATTGTTCTTCGGTCTCGGTTGGACAAGGAAA GGCTggggtggctggctgagatgAGAGTCTCTTTTCCGGgattgctttttttttctcttttctttatttttctttttttttatgtttgTTGCTTGCCTCTTGCGTTTGA TTTAAAACTTAGATCGTGCAGAATTTTAATCTCAATCTAA
- a CDS encoding DUF3433 domain-containing protein (predicted protein), with product MGKITTVAAHPSCGPQQSSAPTHAMETHGPNPKTGITEALKHCHWVVAIAVLGTLLLKLLTVASTGLFMLQNVHVSNVPTTLTAEATFSGTGYNSANIDSNAALIVVGNKFLDLPYPAGTTDKYAFSPFHGSDTPSEINSTDKVDTSNYTIPGVTAVDIVSGLLSTLTIADSSVGTLIQLNHGLSANLADPNNSYLDSFYRIATVSSADNLEPLLDAANLEAISRPVYNAITAQVARQYLMTSANKPFNGVYSASTEKLLVRELSVRLMEAAVALLVLVAGAMCVWRPAKCTPRDPGTISGMATILARSPDLSNRLAGIKNRKDLKSSLAGGLFASEIASIDGQRSFSIITKHDAKEDMRVAEASSQISWWKPLAMSLGWRILTLAVPLLVIAGLETTYQISQKRNGLADITSDGYIRYTWVYIPAFIMLLIQALFECSHFSTQVIQPYLELRRGGLTAQESLMDNYLSKLTMHALWSALIKRKYAIFTTALTMILAPCLTIAASGLYSTEAASYVRAVSILRNDSFNSTVEPQAYHSGQKGIGLTGALVVGTNLSYPDWTYDEVVLPALKEGTLMDVKENTTYKPTNQSSTADSIFELTYPGLRAGLNCTVLEASQILETTVYKGFGSSMSVSLSLGGDCDTSSRKVDNKTIKWYSMTLPLNGTTYNGTAFGTFQVTDIINEMPECPKMVGVYGVVSNPNSTDTDGIHTTFTVPGFKIQSAKPDESSSRRFADSLASQLDFDSFLPTSNTVTAYDGFDNVFIAMMQDQETLTVTDLEQADRVPVVINATQHLYRVLMAQSMNGNSRLPLEQETKYQGTVVDPTRVRLKQSAVSTRILEGFLAAMALCIMVAFYLGRRTEVIPVNPCSIAGAATLLAGSEMLKPDMIPPGSEWCDDTELVKRGVFNGVVFGLGWWEGKRFAIDIGRPEE from the exons ATGGGAAAGATTACAACGGTGGCAGCTCATCCCAGCTGTGGACCCCAACAGTCCTCCGCCC CAACTCATGCCATGGAAACTCATGGGCCAAACCCCAAGACCGGCATCACAGA GGCCTTGAAACACTGTCACTGGGTCGTTGCCATCGCAGTCCTCGGAACCTTGCTTTTGAAGCTACTGACGGTCGCTTCGACAGGCCTGTTCATGCTTCAAAATGTCCATGTCAGCAATGTCCCCACCACATTAACAGCGGAAGCGACATTTAGCGGCACGGGCTATAACAGTGCGAACATTGACAGCAATGCTGCGCTGATTGTTGTCGGCAATAAATTTCTCGATCTTCCCTATCCCGCTGGAACCACGGACAAATATGCGTTCAGCCCTTTCCACGGATCCGATACGCCATCAG AAATCAACTCCACTGACAAGGTGGATACGTCTAACTACACAATTCCGGGTGTAACAGCGGTCGATATCGTCTCTGGGTTACTTTCTACACTAACAATTGCAGATAGCTCTGTGGGCACACTTATCCAACTAAATCATGGCCTCTCTGCCAACTTAGCCGACCCGAATAATAGCTATCTCGATTCCTTTTATCGGATTGCCACTGTTTCATCCGCGGACAATTTAGAGCCCTTATTGGATGCGGCGAACTTGGAGGCTATTTCTCGTCCGGTTTACAATGCAATTACTGCACAGGTAGCAAGGCAGTACCTCATGACCTCTGCGAACAAGCCATTCAATGGCGTATACTCGGCATCCACAGAAAAGCTACTTGTGAGAGAATTGTCAGTTCGACTCATGGAAGCCGCGGTGGCgcttttggttttggtggcaGGGGCGATGTGCGTGTGGAGACCGGCCAAATGCACCCCTCGAGACCCTGGCACGATCTCTGGCATGGCAACGATATTGGCACGAAGCCCCGACTTATCTAATCGCCTTGCCGGCAtcaagaatagaaaggatCTGAAATCATCTCTGGCTGGCGGCCTATTCGCCTCAGAGATCGCCAGTATTGACGGACAACGAAGTTTCAGTATCATCACGAAGCATGATGCCAAAGAGGACATGCGGGTTGCCGAAGCGTCCAGCCAGATATCCTGGTGGAAACCTCTCGCAATGTCGCTGGGTTGGCGAATTCTTACTTTAGCTGTCCCTCTTCTTGTCATTGCGGGCCTAGAGACCACCTACCAGATCTCTCAGAAACGAAATGGCTTGGCTGATATCACATCCGATGGTTATATTCGCTACACCTGGGTATATATCCCTGCGTTTATCATGCTCTTGATACAGGCTCTTTTCGAATGCAGCCACTTCTCTACTCAGGTCATTCAGCCATACCTGGAGTTgagacgaggaggattgACCGCACAGGAAAGCTTGATGGACAATTACCTGTCGAAACTCACCATGCATGCTCTTTGGAGCGCACTCATCAAAAGAAAGTATGCAATTTTTACTACTGCATTGACTATGATCCTGGCACCTTGTTTGACAATCGCCGCGAGCGGGTTGTATTCTACCGAAGCTGCTAGCTATGTGCGAGCAGTGTCTATCTTGAGAAACGACTCGTTCAACTCGACCGTGGAGCCTCAAGCTTACCACTCGGGACAGAAAGGGATAGGCCTTACCGGTGCTCTTGTCGTGGGGACCAATCTTTCATATCCAGATTGGACGTATGATGAGGTAGTACTTCCGGCTCTGAAGGAAGGCACGCTCATGGatgtgaaagaaaacactACGTATAAGCCCACAAACCAGAGCTCTACGGCTGACAGCATCTTTGAACTGACCTATCCTGGTCTTCGTGCTGGCCTCAATTGTACAGTCCTTGAGGCGAGTCAGATTTTAGAAACCACTGTATACAAGGGCTTTGGTTCCTCCATGTCAGTGTCTTTGTCTCTCGGAGGTGACTGTGATACTAGTAGCCGGAAAGTCGACAACAAGACTATTAAGTGGTACAGCATGACTCTACCACTGAATGGGACGACCTACAACGGCACTGCCTTTGGCACGTTTCAGGTTACTGATATAATAAATGAAATGCCGGAGTGCCCAAAGATGGTGGGGGTATATGGGGTCGTGAGCAACCCCAATTCGACCGACACCGACGGCATTC ATACAACATTCACTGTTCCGGGATTCAAGATCCAGTCTGCCAAGCCAGACGAATCCTCAAGTCGGCGGTTCGCAGACAGCCTTGCCTCACAGCTAGATTTTGATTCGTTCTTACCTACGAGCAATACCGTCACTGCGTACGATGGATTCGACAACGTCTTTATCGCGATGATGCAAGACCAGGAGACATTGACAGTTACGGATCTCGAACAGGCGGATCGGGTACCCGTGGTGATCAATGCCACACAGCATCTTTATCGCGTACTTATGGCTCAGAGCATGAACGGAAACTCTCGACTGCCACTAGAACAGGAGACAAAATACCAGGGGACGGTTGTCGATCCTACGCGTGTCCGTCTCAAGCAGAGTGCTGTTTCTACCCGGATCCTGGAAGGGTTTCTGGCCGCTATGGCTCTTTGTATTATGGTGGCGTTCTACTTGGGGCGTCGAACGGAGGTGATTCCGGTGAACCCATGTAGCATCGCTGGGGCTGCGACGTTGTTGGCTGGCTCTGAAATGCTGAAGCCGGACATGATCCCGCCTGGATCAGAATGGTGCGACGATACCGAGTTGGTGAAACGGGGCGTTTTCAATGGAGTAGTGTTTGGTCTGGGATGGTGGGAAGGGAAGCGGTTTGCGATTGACATTGGGCGGCCGGAGGAATAG
- a CDS encoding putative allergen Asp F4-like (predicted protein), protein MQWKSFLLFVAIADLGLARLHGHQRRHKHNPAHPDLQGPEADLKARDLEVKTVVDLEVVTVTTTITGQPVAEAPAPSSSSSSSTTTTTTVAAAPAEITPAETHEDVISIDLGASIGVSVAAPSLTPSAESTAPTSTPAASTTVSGGSTSWTSTPSSGEFSTSGFGTRTNSSGSGIEYSGNVGSPWGSNIIEVSASTAYQYRYVVQFTGSNTEDWTIVFWNKIGPDGKMDGWYGHSALNLTLGAGETKYVAFDEDSQGGWGAAKGSSLPTDDYGGYSCTWGEFDFGSTINDGWSGWDVSAIQAQAAGQTVQGMKICNHNGETCSTITSGASTVTNAYTQSEASVDGIGGSLNTDSVRLVAIIDYSE, encoded by the coding sequence ATGCAGTGGAAGTCATTCCTTTTGTTCGTTGCCATCGCCGACTTAGGCCTGGCTCGCCTCCATGGCCACCAGCGTCGGCACAAGCATAATCCCGCTCATCCGGATCTGCAAGGCCCTGAGGCGGATCTGAAAGCCAGAGATTTGGAAGTTAAGACCGTCGTCGACCTGGAAGTCGTCACCGTCACTACGACTATTACCGGCCAGCCCGTGGCCGAAGCCCCTGCTCCgtcctccagcagcagcagcagcaccaccaccaccaccaccgtcgCGGCAGCACCAGCCGAAATCACCCCCGCCGAGACCCACGAAGATGTAATTAGCATTGATCTCGGTGCCAGCATTGGAGTCTCCGTCGCCGCACCTTCTCTTACCCCCAGTGCCGAGAGCACCGCACCAACCAGCACCCCAGCGGCTAGCACCACCGTCTCAGGAGGATCCACCAGCTGGACATCCACTCCCTCCAGTGGAGAGTTCTCCACTAGTGGATTCGGAACGCGCACCAACTCCAGTGGCAGCGGTATTGAATACAGCGGTAACGTTGGTAGCCCCTGGGGAAGCAACATCATCGAAGTCAGCGCCAGTACCGCATACCAATACAGATATGTCGTCCAGTTTACCGGCAGCAACACCGAGGACTGGACCATCGTTTTCTGGAACAAGATCGGCCCCGATGGCAAGATGGACGGTTGGTACGGTCATTCGGCTCTGAACTTGACCTTGGGCGCCGGCGAAACGAAGTATGTCGCCTTCGATGAAGACTCGCAGGGAGGTTGGGGTGCGGCGAAAGGGTCTTCTCTCCCTACGGATGATTACGGCGGATACTCGTGCACCTGGGGAGAGTTCGACTTCGGAAGCACAATCAACGATGGTTGGTCCGGATGGGATGTCTCGGCTATTCAGGCGCAGGCGGCTGGACAGACCGTTCAGGGCATGAAGATCTGTAACCACAACGGGGAGACCTGCTCAACGATCACCTCTGGCGCGTCGACGGTGACCAACGCGTATACCCAGTCGGAGGCCTCGGTGGACGGCATTGGCGGTTCGCTCAACACGGATTCGGTGCGCTTAGTAGCTATTATAGATTATAGCGAATGA